A DNA window from Arachis duranensis cultivar V14167 chromosome 3, aradu.V14167.gnm2.J7QH, whole genome shotgun sequence contains the following coding sequences:
- the LOC107480870 gene encoding ultraviolet-B receptor UVR8 — MNGEGSEAALEMVAKDRLVYMWGYLPGALPQRTPLLTPVLARVPAPGHSWRDVCGGGCGFAMAISDSGKLITWGSTDDLGQSYVTSGKHGETPEPFPLPPEVSIVKAAAGWAHCVSVTERGEVYTWGWKECIPSGKVFGEPSTGVSPEKDVTGRQSSFVTEQVSPRSQGSKSTGGTASSTSGEETTKRRRVSSAKQTAETSSSGDDVLTALPCLVTLNPGVRIASVAAGGRHTLALSDMGQVWGWGYGGEGQLGLGSRIRMVSSPHLVPCIDSSPYGKDRLSSLARGSMGSEGHNFRVPGSYVKGIACGGRHSVVITDAGAVLAFGWGLYGQCGQGSTDDELSPTCVSSLLGMQIEGVAAGLWHTVCISADGDVYAFGGNQFGQLGTGTDQAETIPRLLDAPSLENVSVKRISCGARHTATITENGKVFCWGWNKYGQLGLGDVIDRNIPTEVTMEGCVAKNVACGWWHTLVLAESIT; from the exons ATGAATGGCGAGGGGAGCGAAGCGGCATTGGAAATGGTGGCGAAGGATAGGTTGGTGTACATGTGGGGTTACCTGCCGGGAGCTCTGCCGCAGAGGACACCGCTTTTGACGCCGGTTCTTGCTAGGGTTCCAGCACCTGGTCACTCCTGGAGGGATGTTTGCGGTGGTGGTTGTGGATTCGCTATGGCCATTTCCG ATTCTGGAAAGCTCATAACATGGGGTTCAACAGATGACTTAGGCCAAAGCTATGTTACATCTGGGAAGCACGGG GAAACTCCAGAGCCTTTCCCTCTTCCGCCTGAGGTGTCTATTGTAAAAGCTGCTGCTGGATGGGCACATTGTGTTTCTGTAACAG AACGTGGAGAAGTTTACACATGGGGATGGAAGGAGTGTATTCCCTCTGGGAAGGTATTTGGTGAACCATCAACTGGGGTAAGTCCTGAAAAAGATGTAACTGGAAGGCAGAGTTCATTTGTGACGGAGCAAG TGAGCCCTCGGTCTCAAGGCTCAAAATCTACTGGTGGAACTGCCTCCAGTACCAGTGGAGAAGAAACTACAAAGCGAAGGAGAGTATCTTCAGCAAAGCAAACAGCTGAAACATCATCTTCTGGTGATGATGTTCTGACTGCATTGCCATGTCTTGTCACACTAAACCCGGGGGTGAGGATAGCAAGTGTTGCAGCTGGTGGACGCCATACCCTAGCATTGTCAG ATATGGGACAGGTGTGGGGTTGGGGCTATGGAGGTGAAGGGCAGCTTGGTTTGGGTTCCAGAATACGTATGGTGTCCTCTCCTCATCTTGTTCCTTGTATTGATTCCTCTCCTTATGGTAAAGATAGATTGTCATCGTTGGCTCGTGGGAGCATGGGTTCGGAGGGACATAACTTTAGAGTTCCTGGAAGTTATGTTAAGGGAATTGCCTGCGGAGGTCGACACAGTGTGGTAATCACAG ATGCTGGAGCGGTGCTTGCTTTTGGTTGGGGACTTTATGGACAG TGTGGGCAAGGAAGTACAGATGATGAATTGAGCCCAACGTGCGTATCTTCTTTATTGGGTATGCAAATAGAGGGAGTTGCCGCAGGACTGTGGCATACTGTCTGTATATCTGCCGATGGGGATGTATATGCATTTGGCGGGAACCAGTTTGGGCAGCTGGGAACCGGTACTGATCAAGCCGAG ACAATACCAAGGCTGCTAGATGCTCCGAGCTTGGAAAATGTGAGCGTGAAGAGGATATCTTGTGGGGCTCGTCACACTGCAACAATTACAG AGAATGGAAAAGTCTTCTGCTGGGGATGGAACAAGTATGGCCAG CTAGGACTCGGGGATGTGATCGACCGTAACATCCCTACAGAAGTAACCATGGAAGGTTGTGTAGCGAAGAACGTAGCATGTGGGTGGTGGCACACACTTGTTCTGGCAGAGTCGATCACCTGA